The Brassica oleracea var. oleracea cultivar TO1000 chromosome C6, BOL, whole genome shotgun sequence genome includes a region encoding these proteins:
- the LOC106299433 gene encoding uncharacterized protein LOC106299433 gives MARRQLFQLQVFLVLAVLSIVIASKPVLVIARTDKPIDCETKGQQLNQISYLRRNEMDPKIRTRTRRLMNVVEINDYPGSGANSRHTRPYCPDC, from the exons ATGGCGAGAAGACAACTCTTTCAACTTCAAGTATTCTTGGTTTTAGCTGTGCTGTCTATTGTGATCGCATCGAAGCCTGTCCTAGTCATTGCAA GAACCGATAAACCGATAGACTGTGAAACCAAGGGACAACAACTGAATCAGATTAGCTACCTG AGACGAAATGAAATGGATCCTAAGATAAGAACAAGGACACGGAGGTTGATGAATGTTGTGGAGATTAACGATTATCCAGGATCAGGTGCTAACAGCCGCCACACTCGACCATACTGTCCTGATTGCTAA
- the LOC106300255 gene encoding protein RKD2, whose amino-acid sequence MVDHKLKEEKPFSFLTYSPSFDDHISLTFPSFDWEEELLPLHNNFASQAFHLPTPSLSLPDLEPLSQDVLDSYSSAEQNRGEYDVDMNTKKRKLNREHNVRIISDITTYTTFPASKALSMETISRYFYMPITQAAMDLDVGLTLLKRRCRELGFRRWPHRKLMSLLALISNVKERQKMQGGEKAGIFKNAVEILEDERRRIEENPDLEFSDKTKRLRQACFKATHKMKKKNSLKSEMSIPSCSSSGSVLSEEESDEEVKYLLCGFTSEFSGL is encoded by the exons CTCGTTAACGTTTCCTTCATTTGATTGGGAAGAAGAGCTTCTTCCTCTCCATAACAACTTCGCTTCTCAAGCTTTTCATTTGCCTACACCTTCTCTGTCATTACCTGACCTTGAACCCTTGTCTCAAG ATGTACTCGACTCATACAGCTCTGCAGAGCAGAACAGAGGAGAATATGACGTGGACATGAATACTAAGAAGAGGAAACTCAACAGAGAACATAACGTGAGAATCATCAGCGATATTACTACCTACACAACCTTTCCAGCTTCAAAGGCATTGTCTATGGAGACTATCTCTCGCTACTTCTATATGCCAATAACTCAAGCCGCAATGGACCTTGACGTTGGTTTAACTCTTCTGAAAAGAAGATGTCGCGAACTTGGTTTTCGTAGATGGCCTCATCGCAAACTCATGAGCTTACTAGCTCTTATTAGTAACGTCAAG GAGCGGCAGAAGATGCAAGGCGGAGAGAAAGCAGGAATATTCAAGAACGCAGTAGAGATACTTGAGGATGAGAGGAGGAGGATCGAAGAGAATCCGGATTTGGAGTTTAGCGACAAGACAAAGAGGCTTAGACAAGCTTGTTTCAAGGCTACACACAAGATGAAGAAGAAGAATAGTCTCAAGTCAGAGATGTCAATACCTTCTTGTTCAAGCAGCGGCTCTGTCCTTAGCGAGGAGGAAAGCGATGAAGAAGTGAAGTATCTCTTGTGTGGTTTCACAAGTGAGTTTAGTGGTTTGTGA
- the LOC106300254 gene encoding geranylgeranyl diphosphate reductase, chloroplastic, which translates to MATFALKSFTGLRQSSPDQINFVSHVPSSLSRSQRRTSLKVTASRASPKLANRSLRVAVIGGGPAGGAAAETLAQGGIETILIERKMDNCKPCGGAIPLCMVGEFNLPLDIIDRRVTKMKMISPSNIAVDIGRTLKEHEYIGMVRREVLDQYLRERAEKSGATVINGLFLKMDLPEEWDSPYVLHYTEYDGKTGATGQKKTMEVDAVIGADGANSRVAKSIGAGDYDYAIAFQERIRIPDDKMTYYEDLAEMYVGDDVSPDFYGWVFPKCDHVAVGTGTVTHKGDIKKFQLATRNRAKDKILGGKIIRVEAHPIPEHPRPRRLSKRVALVGDAAGYVTKCSGEGIYFAAKSGRMCAEAIVEGSQNGKKMIDESDLRKYLEKWDKTYLPTYRVLDLLQKVFYRSNPAREAFVEMCGDEYVQKMTFDSYLYKRVAPGSPLEDLKLAVNTIGSVFRANALRREIEKLNV; encoded by the exons ATGGCGACATTCGCACTCAAATCCTTCACCGGACTTCGTCAGTCCTCACCGGACCAGATTAACTTCGTCTCCCATGTTCCGTCGTCCCTCTCTCGCTCCCAGCGACGGACCTCTCTCAAAGTAACCGCATCAAGAGCCAGCCCCAAGCTCGCCAACCGCAGCCTCCGCGTCGCCGTCATCGGCGGAGGCCCGGCAGGAGGAGCCGCCGCCGAAACTCTCGCTCAGGGAGGCATCGAGACGATCCTCATCGAGCGCAAGATGGACAACTGCAAGCCCTGCGGCGGCGCGATCCCTCTCTGCATGGTCGGAGAATTCAACTTGCCGCTAGACATCATCGACCGAAGGGTCACCAAGATGAAGATGATCTCTCCGTCCAACATCGCCGTGGACATTGGCCGTACGCTCAAGGAGCATGAGTACATAGGTATGGTGAGGAGAGAGGTTCTTGACCAGTACCTGAGGGAGAGAGCGGAGAAGAGTGGGGCTACTGTAATCAACGGTCTCTTCCTCAAGATGGATCTACCGGAGGAATGGGACTCGCCGTACGTGTTGCATTACACGGAGTATGATGGGAAGACGGGAGCTACGGGACAGAAGAAGACGATGGAGGTTGACGCCGTTATCGGAGCTGACGGAGCTAACTCTAGAGTTGCGAAGTCTATCGGTGCCGGAGACTATGACTACGCCATCGCGTTTCAG GAGAGAATCAGAATCCCAGATGACAAGATGACGTACTACGAGGATCTAGCTGAGATGTACGTCGGTGATGACGTGTCGCCAGACTTTTACGGGTGGGTTTTCCCTAAATGCGACCATGTAGCTGTTGGAACGGGCACCGTTACTCACAAAGGTGACATCAAGAAGTTCCAGCTCGCGACAAGAAACAGAGCCAAGGACAAGATTCTAGGAGGCAAGATCATCCGCGTGGAGGCTCACCCTATTCCGGAACACCCGCGACCACGCAGACTCTCCAAGCGTGTGGCTCTTGTTGGTGATGCTGCAGGGTACGTGACTAAATGCTCCGGTGAAGGGATCTACTTCGCTGCAAAGAGTGGAAGAATGTGTGCTGAAGCCATCGTTGAAGGCTCACAAAATG GTAAGAAGATGATTGACGAGAGTGATTTGAGGAAGTACTTGGAGAAATGGGACAAGACGTACTTGCCTACGTACAGGGTGCTTGATTTGTTGCAGAAAGTGTTTTACAGATCTAATCCGGCTAGAGAAGCGTTTGTTGAAATGTGCGGTGATGAGTACGTTCAGAAGATGACGTTTGATAGTTATCTGTACAAGAGGGTCGCACCGGGTAGTCCTTTGGAGGATTTGAAGTTGGCTGTGAACACCATTGGGAGTGTGTTTAGAGCTAATGCTCTAAGGAGAGAGATTGAGAAGCTAAATGTTTAA
- the LOC106300717 gene encoding UPF0496 protein At4g34320, whose product MPATEYQRSFGRTLLNLRRDSVHSVAESSTTESTQMEAELESFQRRVAERFVDLNASTSEDLLSLEWVGKLLESFLLCQEEFRVIIVSNHRELVAKPPMDRMVSEYFDRSVKALDVCNAIRDGVERIRQWQKLIEIVVCAFDRTRPLGEGTFRRAKKTLIDLAIGMLDDKDASSSSSVTQQHRNRSFGRNKEKTIGHFRSLSWSVSRSWSASKQLQALGNGLAPPRAGDVTATSGLAVPVYTMASVLLFVMWALVAAIPCQDRGLQVHFNVPRSFQWGGSLMSLHDRIIEESRKRERRNSCGLLKEINQIERSSRLMGELVDSVQFPLSEEKEVGVRERVEELGKVHEALKNGLDPFERKVREVFHRIVRSRTEGLESVGTAP is encoded by the coding sequence ATGCCAGCAACGGAGTACCAAAGATCATTCGGGAGGACGCTACTCAACCTACGCCGCGACTCGGTCCACTCGGTCGCAGAATCCTCCACCACCGAGTCGACTCAGATGGAGGCCGAGCTTGAATCGTTCCAGAGAAGAGTCGCCGAGAGGTTCGTCGACCTCAACGCCTCAACCTCCGAGGACCTCCTCTCCCTCGAATGGGTCGGGAAGCTCCTCGAATCGTTCCTGTTATGTCAAGAGGAGTTTCGCGTCATCATCGTCTCCAACCACCGCGAGCTCGTAGCCAAGCCTCCGATGGATCGGATGGTATCGGAGTATTTCGACAGGAGCGTCAAGGCCCTCGACGTCTGCAACGCGATCCGCGACGGCGTGGAGCGGATCCGCCAGTGGCAGAAGCTGATCGAGATCGTCGTCTGCGCTTTCGACAGGACGAGACCTCTCGGAGAAGGGACCTTCCGCCGCGCGAAGAAGACGCTGATTGATTTGGCGATCGGGATGCTGGACGACAAGGACGCTTCTTCCTCGAGCTCCGTGACTCAACAGCATCGTAACCGTTCGTTTGGTCGGAACAAGGAGAAAACAATCGGACATTTCAGGTCGCTGTCGTGGTCGGTGTCGAGGTCTTGGTCGGCTTCGAAGCAGTTGCAAGCTTTGGGGAACGGTTTGGCTCCGCCTCGAGCGGGGGACGTGACGGCGACGAGCGGTTTGGCGGTTCCTGTCTACACGATGGCGTCGGTGTTGTTGTTTGTGATGTGGGCCCTTGTCGCGGCGATCCCTTGTCAGGACAGAGGGCTTCAGGTGCATTTCAACGTGCCTAGGAGTTTTCAGTGGGGAGGGTCGTTGATGTCGTTGCACGATAGGATCATCGAGGAGTCGAGGAAGAGGGAGAGGAGGAACAGCTGTGGGTTGTTGAAGGAGATTAATCAGATCGAGAGGAGTTCGAGATTGATGGGGGAGTTGGTTGATTCTGTTCAGTTTCCGTTGTCGGAGGAGAAGGAGGTTGGAGTGAGGGAGAGGGTTGAGGAGTTGGGGAAGGTTCATGAAGCTTTGAAGAATGGTTTGGATCCGTTTGAGAGGAAAGTGAGGGAAGTGTTTCATAGGATTGTGAGGAGCAGAACAGAGGGTCTTGAGTCTGTTGGAACAGCACCCTAG
- the LOC106298837 gene encoding uncharacterized endoplasmic reticulum membrane protein YGL010W (The sequence of the model RefSeq protein was modified relative to this genomic sequence to represent the inferred CDS: added 38 bases not found in genome assembly), with amino-acid sequence MSNRVGLLDLEKHFAFYGAHHSNRVNIIIHTLFVWPNAFATLLFLYSTLPPILDRSYLGFIEALTFDGVLRLDIGFILTVIYAVFYICLDKKSGVLAALLCFSCWIGSSFLAARLGHSLTLKVGVASQLLCWTGQFVGHGLFEKRAPALLDNLFQAFLMGPYFVLLEVMQSCFGYEPYPGFKARVDCKIENDIKEWREEKLKKKLM; translated from the exons ATGAGCAACCGTGTCGGATTACTCGATCTGGAGAAGCATTTCGCCTTCTACGGAGCTCATCACAGCAACCGCGTAAACATAATCATCCACACACTATTCGTATGGCCTAACGCCTTCGCGACTCTCCTTTTCCTGTATTCCACGCTACCTCCGATTCTAGATCGCTCTTATCTAGGGTTCATCGAAGCGTTGACTTTTGACGGTGTTCTGCGCTTGGACATTGGTTTTATTCTCACTGTGATCTATGCTGTCTTCTACATATGCTTGGATAAGAAGTCTGGAGTTTTAGCTGCTCTGTTATGTTTCTCTTGCTGGATCGGCTCTAGCT GTTGGAGTAGCTTCTCAGCTCCTATGCTGGACCGGTCAGTTCGTCGGTCACGGCTTGTTTGAG AAACGAGCTCCTGCGCTTCTAGACAATCTATTCCAAGCTTTTCTGATGGGTCCTTACTTCGTGTTGCTCGAG GTGATGCAGTCTTGTTTTGGATACGAGCCATACCCTGGATTTAAAGCACGCGTTGACTGCAAGATAGAGAATGATATCAAGGAATGGAGAGAAGAGAAACTGAAGAAGAAGCTTATGTAA